Proteins encoded by one window of Streptomyces sp. NBC_01571:
- a CDS encoding TnsA-like heteromeric transposase endonuclease subunit, producing the protein MAVPVRVNLAEPYVELSYVDAVRERRRRPLLDCATSRFEDVAAVRPFRWSRGERHFSGWYWAATTGRHVGFESWLERDRLLLMDFDPRVVGIASQPFWLYWHDGERERRHAPDYFVRRADGSAVVVDVRADERIDPKDMEAFEATRMACHQAGWGFERVGVPDAVLLANVRWLSRYRHPRCLRGPVVDRLREVLAAPVPLMAGADAVGDRLETLPVLFHLLWLQEVAAEGLAVELLGPSTIVRLADGGGR; encoded by the coding sequence GTGGCCGTACCGGTCAGGGTGAATCTTGCGGAGCCGTACGTCGAGCTGTCGTACGTGGATGCCGTACGCGAGCGTCGGCGACGTCCGCTGCTGGACTGTGCGACGTCCCGGTTCGAGGACGTGGCTGCGGTACGGCCGTTCCGGTGGTCGCGTGGTGAGCGTCACTTCTCGGGCTGGTACTGGGCGGCGACGACCGGTCGGCATGTCGGGTTCGAGTCATGGCTGGAGCGGGACCGGCTGCTGCTGATGGACTTCGATCCCAGGGTGGTGGGGATCGCCTCGCAGCCGTTCTGGCTGTATTGGCACGACGGCGAGCGTGAGCGTCGGCACGCTCCGGACTACTTTGTGCGCCGCGCGGATGGTTCGGCGGTGGTCGTCGATGTCCGCGCTGATGAGCGGATCGACCCGAAGGACATGGAGGCGTTCGAGGCGACACGCATGGCCTGCCACCAGGCCGGATGGGGCTTCGAGCGGGTCGGGGTGCCGGATGCGGTGCTGCTGGCGAATGTGCGGTGGCTGTCGCGCTACCGGCACCCGCGGTGTCTGCGTGGCCCGGTCGTGGACCGGCTGCGGGAGGTTCTCGCGGCTCCGGTCCCGTTGATGGCCGGCGCCGATGCCGTCGGCGACCGGCTTGAGACGCTTCCCGTCTTGTTTCATCTCCTCTGGCTCCAGGAGGTGGCCGCCGAGGGACTGGCGGTCGAGTTACTGGGGCCGTCGACCATCGTGCGCCTGGCGGACGGAGGTGGCCGGTGA
- a CDS encoding Mu transposase C-terminal domain-containing protein — MREAIEETAEASSKTIGFVVWRTTQILAAHEDAEGVEVPSERTLYRLFDRLATGTHATGSATTRRSVNARPAGPFGEVPACAPGEWMQIDSTPLDVLVRLDDGIAEKVELTAMIDLATRSLAAAVLRPTTKAADASALLARSITPEMMRPGWSDALRMSRSVMPHRRLLALDERLEHAAARPVIVPDTIVCDHGKVFISNNFRASCRYLGISLQPTHKASPFEKGAIEKTLGSVATLFAQFVAGYTGRSVDRRGRGLENGPLWSLPELQGLLDEWIVIWQNRPHDALRDPDSPKRAFTPNEKYAMLLESCGYVPAPFSGEDYVELLPERWQAINSYGIRINHRTYDDGELTPLRRQHSGVVEKKGLWEIHYDPYDVSRIWVRDRRSEPARWITVFWKHLHRVGVPFGEMAWDHAREQVPGGTEEQIAEAAAALLRRAHDGPAAENDRPATRSKRDRRVAARTRATVTDRPVPEPTAAEPVPDDEAGTEIAKVIPLGLFDPLANPWRRT, encoded by the coding sequence ATGCGGGAGGCGATCGAGGAGACCGCCGAGGCGTCGTCGAAGACGATCGGCTTCGTGGTCTGGCGGACGACACAGATCCTGGCCGCGCACGAGGACGCGGAAGGTGTCGAGGTGCCGTCCGAGCGCACGCTCTACCGGCTGTTCGACAGGCTGGCCACCGGCACTCATGCGACGGGATCGGCGACCACGCGCCGTTCGGTGAACGCGCGTCCGGCTGGCCCGTTCGGGGAAGTGCCGGCCTGCGCGCCGGGCGAGTGGATGCAGATCGACTCCACGCCGCTGGACGTCCTGGTGCGTCTCGACGACGGCATCGCCGAGAAGGTCGAACTGACCGCCATGATCGACCTGGCGACCAGGTCACTCGCCGCTGCGGTGCTGCGGCCGACGACGAAGGCTGCCGACGCTTCTGCCCTTCTGGCCCGGAGCATCACCCCGGAGATGATGCGTCCCGGCTGGTCGGATGCCCTGCGGATGTCGAGGTCGGTGATGCCGCACCGTCGGCTGCTGGCTTTGGACGAGCGGCTGGAGCACGCAGCTGCGCGGCCGGTGATCGTGCCGGACACGATCGTCTGCGACCACGGCAAGGTCTTCATCTCGAACAACTTCCGCGCGTCCTGCCGCTACTTGGGCATCAGTCTCCAGCCGACTCACAAGGCGTCGCCTTTCGAGAAGGGTGCGATCGAGAAGACGCTGGGTTCGGTGGCCACCTTGTTCGCACAGTTCGTCGCGGGTTACACCGGCCGGTCGGTGGACCGCCGGGGGCGGGGCCTGGAGAACGGACCGCTGTGGTCCCTGCCCGAACTCCAGGGTCTGTTGGACGAGTGGATCGTCATCTGGCAGAACCGCCCGCACGACGCGCTGCGGGATCCGGACTCACCGAAGCGCGCGTTCACGCCGAACGAGAAGTACGCGATGCTGCTGGAGTCGTGCGGCTACGTTCCGGCCCCGTTCAGTGGCGAGGACTACGTCGAGTTGCTGCCCGAACGCTGGCAAGCGATCAACTCCTACGGCATCCGGATCAACCACCGCACATACGACGACGGTGAGCTGACCCCGTTGCGTCGCCAGCACTCCGGGGTGGTGGAGAAGAAGGGTCTGTGGGAGATCCACTACGACCCCTACGACGTCTCCCGGATCTGGGTACGCGACCGCCGCAGCGAACCGGCCCGATGGATCACGGTGTTCTGGAAACACCTGCACCGCGTCGGCGTCCCGTTCGGCGAGATGGCCTGGGACCACGCTCGCGAACAGGTCCCGGGCGGGACCGAGGAACAGATCGCCGAGGCCGCCGCTGCCCTGCTGCGGCGGGCCCACGACGGCCCCGCCGCTGAGAATGACCGCCCGGCCACACGCTCGAAGCGGGACCGGCGCGTCGCCGCCCGCACCCGGGCCACTGTCACCGATCGGCCGGTCCCTGAACCGACGGCGGCCGAGCCCGTGCCCGACGACGAGGCCGGCACCGAGATCGCGAAGGTCATCCCGCTGGGCCTGTTCGATCCGCTCGCCAATCCCTGGAGGCGCACGTGA
- a CDS encoding cold-shock protein, with the protein MATGTVKWFNAEKGFGFIAQDGGGPDVFAHYSAINSSGFRELQEGQVVTFDVTQGQKGPQAENINPA; encoded by the coding sequence ATGGCTACGGGAACTGTGAAGTGGTTCAACGCGGAGAAGGGCTTCGGCTTCATCGCCCAGGACGGCGGCGGCCCGGATGTCTTCGCCCACTACTCCGCGATCAACTCCTCGGGCTTCCGTGAGCTCCAGGAGGGACAGGTCGTGACGTTCGACGTCACCCAGGGCCAGAAGGGCCCCCAGGCCGAGAACATCAACCCGGCCTGA
- a CDS encoding transposase, whose amino-acid sequence MAEKRRKFDPEFREGAVRIVTETGKTIAEVAEDLHPYTSRMVQLTWAGRADRRSF is encoded by the coding sequence ATGGCGGAGAAGCGACGGAAGTTCGATCCGGAGTTCCGTGAGGGGGCTGTGCGGATCGTCACGGAGACCGGCAAGACGATCGCCGAGGTCGCCGAGGACCTGCACCCGTACACAAGCCGAATGGTCCAGCTGACCTGGGCGGGAAGAGCTGACCGTCGGTCGTTCTAG
- a CDS encoding ATP-binding protein, with translation MSEVDAETNRQLTTLDGWRKFIENPPAPPVLLSPDALRRLSRTERDLYDDDRLDHHARMLVVATSFVEKTVTCGRRLVLLNRHAISARRGLIVSGLPGTGKTIAITQLGRAHELLDRARHPNVPDRIPVLYITVPPAATARMVAAEFARFLGLPVRSRLNMTDIIEAVVGVCTDTRTGLVLVDEIHNISQTTRSGAEVSDTLKYFSERIPATFVYAGIGVEDSELLAGTRGAQIAGRFTLVPTRPFPYGAEWKGLVATLENTLLLHGHQPGSLVKLDRYLHNRADGMIGALSHAIRGAAIDAILSGTERVTKEAIDAIPLDHAAETAASPLKKAARR, from the coding sequence TTGAGCGAGGTCGATGCCGAGACCAACCGGCAGCTGACCACACTGGACGGGTGGCGGAAGTTCATCGAGAACCCGCCCGCGCCTCCAGTTCTGTTGTCTCCTGACGCGCTGAGGCGTCTGTCCCGGACCGAACGGGACCTCTACGACGATGACCGGCTCGACCATCATGCCCGGATGCTCGTGGTCGCCACCTCGTTCGTCGAGAAGACGGTCACCTGCGGCCGGCGGCTCGTTCTGCTCAACCGGCACGCGATCAGTGCACGTCGCGGCCTGATTGTTTCCGGCCTGCCCGGAACCGGCAAGACAATCGCAATCACCCAGCTGGGCCGGGCCCACGAACTCCTCGACCGGGCCCGGCACCCGAACGTCCCGGACCGCATCCCGGTGCTCTACATCACCGTCCCGCCCGCCGCGACCGCCCGCATGGTCGCAGCCGAGTTCGCCCGCTTCCTGGGCCTGCCCGTCCGGTCCCGGCTGAACATGACCGACATCATCGAGGCCGTGGTCGGCGTCTGCACCGACACCCGCACCGGCCTGGTCCTGGTCGACGAGATCCACAACATTTCCCAGACCACCCGGTCCGGCGCCGAAGTCTCCGACACCCTGAAGTACTTTTCCGAGCGCATTCCCGCGACGTTCGTCTACGCGGGCATCGGCGTCGAGGACAGCGAGCTTCTGGCCGGAACCCGCGGAGCCCAGATCGCGGGCCGCTTCACACTCGTGCCCACCCGCCCGTTCCCTTACGGAGCCGAGTGGAAAGGGCTGGTCGCCACCCTGGAGAACACCCTGCTGCTGCACGGTCACCAGCCCGGCAGCCTGGTCAAACTCGACCGCTACCTCCACAACCGGGCCGACGGCATGATCGGAGCCCTGTCCCACGCAATCCGCGGGGCCGCGATCGACGCCATTCTCAGCGGCACCGAACGCGTGACGAAGGAAGCGATCGACGCAATCCCCCTGGATCATGCCGCAGAGACCGCGGCGTCCCCGCTCAAGAAGGCGGCCCGCAGGTGA
- a CDS encoding TniQ family protein, producing the protein MTEAQEQRLHQLPVQIRPRPGEPTDSYIRRLARANHLKPSYLHGFLTGSPNWFGKPRLERLAALTGRPPEQLEHVLADASSPRRRRKPGPNPTPVKKPNKRELYRRIRHDAETEGLSLRSLVRRHNVTWRTVRAALDSLEPRPRKPLPRRPTAIDPVQHLIDSMIESGHGRPRDIWVKLMDEHETSISYGTIRQYVQDREPRRPRRRTSLPTNPVRPGHQPATD; encoded by the coding sequence GTGACCGAGGCCCAGGAACAGCGGCTGCACCAGCTTCCCGTCCAGATCAGGCCGCGTCCTGGAGAACCTACCGACTCCTACATCCGGCGCCTCGCCCGCGCCAACCACCTCAAACCCAGCTACCTGCACGGCTTTCTCACCGGCTCACCGAACTGGTTCGGGAAACCCCGCCTCGAACGTCTTGCAGCCCTGACCGGACGCCCGCCCGAACAACTGGAACACGTCCTGGCCGATGCCAGTTCCCCCCGCCGGCGCCGCAAGCCCGGCCCGAACCCCACACCGGTCAAGAAACCCAACAAGAGAGAGCTTTACCGACGCATCCGGCACGACGCTGAGACCGAAGGGCTCTCATTGAGATCCCTGGTCAGACGGCACAACGTCACCTGGCGGACCGTCCGAGCCGCCCTGGACAGCCTCGAACCCCGACCCCGCAAACCTCTACCACGTCGGCCGACCGCCATCGATCCAGTCCAGCACCTCATCGACTCCATGATCGAATCCGGTCACGGCCGCCCCAGGGATATCTGGGTGAAACTCATGGATGAGCACGAGACCTCGATCTCCTACGGCACTATCAGGCAATACGTCCAGGACCGCGAACCTCGACGTCCACGTCGCAGGACTTCCTTGCCAACCAATCCAGTCCGCCCAGGTCACCAACCCGCAACCGACTAA
- a CDS encoding HAD-IA family hydrolase: MTLGAVLFDVDGVLLDSTEAHRRVWDAWAGLRGLNADAVWPLTFGRRPEDTVRLAAPELDPSQERLVLDQLLEQQHAFPAVDGAVELLLGLPGDAWAIVTSGDRVSVHARFAAADLPLPRVHVYGGDVVQAKPAPECYLKAAAALGLDPSACLVVEDAPAGVAAGKAAGCRVAGFTSTHDRDGLHPADLFFDTHADTAAYLQAAGLLSTGSLA, encoded by the coding sequence ATGACGCTGGGTGCGGTGCTGTTTGACGTGGACGGAGTCCTGCTCGACTCGACGGAGGCGCATCGGCGTGTGTGGGACGCCTGGGCGGGCCTGCGGGGCCTGAACGCCGATGCTGTTTGGCCGTTGACCTTTGGTCGGCGTCCAGAGGACACGGTGCGGCTTGCGGCGCCGGAACTGGATCCGTCGCAGGAGCGCCTGGTGCTCGACCAGCTCCTGGAGCAGCAGCATGCCTTTCCGGCGGTCGACGGCGCCGTCGAGCTGTTGTTGGGACTGCCCGGAGACGCTTGGGCCATCGTGACCTCGGGCGACCGGGTATCCGTGCATGCCCGGTTCGCGGCGGCTGACCTTCCCCTGCCGCGGGTTCACGTCTATGGGGGCGATGTGGTGCAAGCCAAGCCTGCGCCCGAGTGCTATCTGAAGGCGGCCGCCGCTCTCGGCCTGGATCCGTCAGCCTGTCTGGTCGTGGAGGACGCGCCGGCCGGAGTGGCTGCCGGGAAGGCGGCAGGGTGTCGGGTCGCTGGGTTCACTTCAACGCATGACCGGGACGGTCTGCATCCCGCGGATCTGTTCTTCGACACCCACGCGGACACGGCCGCCTATCTGCAGGCGGCAGGACTGTTGTCGACCGGCTCCCTGGCCTAG